A genomic region of Pithys albifrons albifrons isolate INPA30051 chromosome 20, PitAlb_v1, whole genome shotgun sequence contains the following coding sequences:
- the SLC31A1 gene encoding high affinity copper uptake protein 1 isoform X2: MAHEHHMNSSLLAATHPPEHLHSTAASGHGHGPDMMAMAMTFHFSYENVPLLFSGLTINSPGEMAGAFVAVFFLAMFYEGLKIARECLLRKSQVSIRYNSMPVPGPNGTILMETHKTVGQQMLSFPHLLQTVLHIIQVVVSYFLMLIFMTYNGYLCIAVAAGAGTGYFFFSWKKAVVVDITEHCH, translated from the exons ATGGCTCACGAGCACCACATGAACAGCTCCCTGTTGGCAGCCACTCACCCCCCTGAGCACCTGCACTCCACAGCGGCCTCGGGGCACGGCCACGGACCTGACATGATGGCAATG GCCATGACTTTCCACTTCAGCTATGAGAATGtgccactgctgttttctgGACTCACAATCAATTCTCCTGGAG AAATGGCTGGTGCTTTTGTGGCTGTTTTCTTCCTGGCCATGTTTTATGAAGGCCTTAAGATTGCCCGGGAGTGTCTGCTCCGGAAATCCCAAGTGAGCATCCGCTATAACTCCATGCCAGTGCCAGGCCCCAATGGCACCATCCTGATGGAGACACACAAAACTGTTGG GCAGCAGATGCTGAGCTTCCCCCACCTCCTGCAGACTGTGCTGCACATCATCCAGGTGGTGGTCAGCTACTTCCTCATGCTGATCTTCATGACCTACAACGGGTACCTGTGCATAGCTGTGGCAGCAGGGGCGGGCACCGGATACTTCTTCTTCAGCTGGAAGAAGGCAGTTGTGGTGGATATCACAGAGCACTGCCATTAA